The Salvelinus alpinus chromosome 21, SLU_Salpinus.1, whole genome shotgun sequence genome has a segment encoding these proteins:
- the LOC139548166 gene encoding dehydrogenase/reductase SDR family member 13-like isoform X2, whose amino-acid sequence MTALDLARRGARVILACRNKQRAEAALASIKRESGSNEVVFMHLDLGSLKSVRSFAETFLKTERRLDLLINNAGIYMQGSTEDGLGMMFGVNYIGHFLLTNLLLDRLKECGPSRVVNVASLGHNFGKIDFNCLSTHKELGVGKSATDVFNIYCNSKLCNVVFTHELAKRLKDTNVTCYSLHPGIIETELGRYANSVFLMLLKPISMLFFKNSVAGSQTTLHCALQEGLEPLSGRYFSNCTVRNLYPKARDDAVAKKLWEVSESLCGLL is encoded by the exons ATGACAGCGCTAGATCTGGCCAGGAGAGGTGCCAGGGTCATCCTGGCCTGCCGCAACAAACAGAGAGCGGAGGCCGCTCTCGCTAGCATCAAGAGG GAGAGTGGGAGCAATGAGGTGGTGTTCATGCATCTGGATCTGGGCAGTCTGAAGTCTGTTCGCTCCTTTGCTGAAACCTTCCTAAAGACTGAGCGCAGATTGGACCTGCTCATCAACAATGCAG GTATTTACATGCAGGGCAGCACAGAAGACGGCTTGGGGATGATGTTTGGTGTCAACTACATCGGTCACTTCCTGTTGACCAACCTGCTTCTGGACCGTCTGAAGGAGTGTGGTCCGAGTCGAGTGGTCAACGTGGCGTCCTTGGGCCATAATTTTGGCAAAATTGATTTCAACTGCTTGAGCACTCACAAGGAGTTAGGTGTTGGCAAGTCTGCAACGGATGTCTTTAACATATATTGCAACAGCAAGCTGTGTAACGTTGTCTTCACCCATGAGCTGGCCAAGAGACTGAAGGACACAAACGTTACCTGCTACAGCCTCCACCCTG GTATAATCGAAACTGAGCTGGGCCGTTACGCCAACTCTGTATTTTTAATGCTGTTGAAGCCCATCTCCATGTTGTTCTTCAAGAACTCTGTGGCGGGGTCTCAGACCACCCTGCACTGTGCCCTGCAGGAGGGCCTGGAGCCCCTCTCTGGACGCTACTTCTCTAACTGTACAGTGAGGAACCTCTATCCTAAGGCCAGAGATGACGCGGTGGCCAAGAAGCTATGGGAAGTCAGTGAGAGTCTGTGTGGACTCCTGTGA
- the LOC139548166 gene encoding dehydrogenase/reductase SDR family member 13-like isoform X1 translates to MAVFLLLAGVVVVGYVIFHNIFVKGAVCKSNVKLHGKTVIVTGSNTGIGKMTALDLARRGARVILACRNKQRAEAALASIKRESGSNEVVFMHLDLGSLKSVRSFAETFLKTERRLDLLINNAGIYMQGSTEDGLGMMFGVNYIGHFLLTNLLLDRLKECGPSRVVNVASLGHNFGKIDFNCLSTHKELGVGKSATDVFNIYCNSKLCNVVFTHELAKRLKDTNVTCYSLHPGIIETELGRYANSVFLMLLKPISMLFFKNSVAGSQTTLHCALQEGLEPLSGRYFSNCTVRNLYPKARDDAVAKKLWEVSESLCGLL, encoded by the exons ATGGCCGTGTTTCTTCTTTTGGCTGGAGTGGTAGTGGTGGGCTATGTGATTTTTCATAATATCTTTGTCAAAGGGGCAGTATGCAAGAGCAATGTGAAACTGCATGGGAAAACTGTAATTGTAACAG GAAGTAACACAGGCATAGGGAAGATGACAGCGCTAGATCTGGCCAGGAGAGGTGCCAGGGTCATCCTGGCCTGCCGCAACAAACAGAGAGCGGAGGCCGCTCTCGCTAGCATCAAGAGG GAGAGTGGGAGCAATGAGGTGGTGTTCATGCATCTGGATCTGGGCAGTCTGAAGTCTGTTCGCTCCTTTGCTGAAACCTTCCTAAAGACTGAGCGCAGATTGGACCTGCTCATCAACAATGCAG GTATTTACATGCAGGGCAGCACAGAAGACGGCTTGGGGATGATGTTTGGTGTCAACTACATCGGTCACTTCCTGTTGACCAACCTGCTTCTGGACCGTCTGAAGGAGTGTGGTCCGAGTCGAGTGGTCAACGTGGCGTCCTTGGGCCATAATTTTGGCAAAATTGATTTCAACTGCTTGAGCACTCACAAGGAGTTAGGTGTTGGCAAGTCTGCAACGGATGTCTTTAACATATATTGCAACAGCAAGCTGTGTAACGTTGTCTTCACCCATGAGCTGGCCAAGAGACTGAAGGACACAAACGTTACCTGCTACAGCCTCCACCCTG GTATAATCGAAACTGAGCTGGGCCGTTACGCCAACTCTGTATTTTTAATGCTGTTGAAGCCCATCTCCATGTTGTTCTTCAAGAACTCTGTGGCGGGGTCTCAGACCACCCTGCACTGTGCCCTGCAGGAGGGCCTGGAGCCCCTCTCTGGACGCTACTTCTCTAACTGTACAGTGAGGAACCTCTATCCTAAGGCCAGAGATGACGCGGTGGCCAAGAAGCTATGGGAAGTCAGTGAGAGTCTGTGTGGACTCCTGTGA
- the LOC139548167 gene encoding retinol dehydrogenase 11-like, which translates to MPGTTEDGLGMMFGVNHIGHFLLTNLLLDRLNKCGQSRVVNVASVGHNFGTIDFNCLNSHKEVGVGDSFMDVFTTYCNSKLCNVLFTHELAKRLHGTNVTCYTLHSGSINSELTRDINKVAMMLMKPFFHVIFQGHCGGVSDHPVLCPAGGPGAPLWMLLLQLYSQEPLSKGQR; encoded by the exons ATGCCAGGCACCACAGAGGATGGCTTGGGGATGATGTTTGGTGTCAACCACATCGGTCACTTCCTGCTGACCAACCTGCTTCTGGACCGTTTGAATAAGTGCGGTCAGAGTCGAGTGGTCAACGTGGCGTCCGTGGGTCATAACTTCGGCACCATTGACTTCAACTGTTTGAACTCTCACAAGGAGGTGGGAGTTGGTGATTCGTTCATGGATGTCTTCACCACATACTGCAACAGCAAGCTGTGTAATGTTCTCTTCACCCATGAGCTAGCCAAGAGATTACACGGTACAAACGTTACCTGCTACACCCTCCACTCAG GATCCATCAACTCTGAGCTGACTCGTGACATCAACAAGGTGGCCATGATGCTGATGAAGCCTTTTTTTCATGTTATTTTTCAAGGACACTGTGGCGGGGTCTCAGACCACCCTGTACTGTGCCCTGCAGGAGGGCCCGGAGCCCCTCTCTGGATGCTACTTCTCCAACTGTACAGTCAGGAACCTCTATCCAAAGGCCAGAGATGA